The Siansivirga zeaxanthinifaciens CC-SAMT-1 region CCCATGTTTTCAGATACTAATTGACTTAAGCCAAATAACATTTCGGTTTTAATTCGAGTATCTAAATTTAAGTATGGATGCTGTTTTAAAATCATAACAACTTCTTCTAAAGCTGTATTTCCAGCACGTTCACCAATACCGTTAATGGTACATTCAATCTGGCGAGCACCGTTAATTACACCTTCAATAGAATTGGCAGTTGCCAAGCCTAAATCGTTGTGGCAATGACAAGATAAAATAGCCTTTTCAATACCTTTTACATTTTCTTTTAGGTATTTAATTTTGGCGCCATATTCACTTGGTAAACAGTAGCCTGTTGTATCTGGAATGTTTAAAACAGTTGCACCAGCTTTAATAGCCGTTTCGCAAACGCGTGCTAAATATTCGTTATCGGTTCTTCCAGCATCTTCTGCATAAAATTCTACATCTTCTACGAAAGATTTTGCGTAACTTACCGCTTTAAAAGCACGATCAAGTATGTCCTCTCTGGTAGATTTAAATTTAAATTTAATATGAGAATCGGAAGTTCCAATTCCTGTATGAATTCTAGGTTTTTTTGCGTATTTTAATGCTTCGGCAGCAACCTTAATATCGTTTTCAACAGAACGTGTTAAACCACAAACTGTTGCGTTTTTTACAATTTTAGAAATGGCTTCAACCGATTTAAAATCGCCAGGACTTGATACAGGAAAACCGGCTTCAATAATATCAACACCTAATAAATCTAGCTGTTCAGCAATGATTAATTTTTGTTCGGTGTTCAATTTGCAGCCTGGGACTTGTTCGCCATCGCGAAGCGTTGTGTCAAAAATTTGGACGTTAGTATTAGACATTTAATAAAATAAATTTTCTTTTTGTACTACGAATGTATATTTTGGTTTCGTGAA contains the following coding sequences:
- a CDS encoding 2-isopropylmalate synthase; the protein is MSNTNVQIFDTTLRDGEQVPGCKLNTEQKLIIAEQLDLLGVDIIEAGFPVSSPGDFKSVEAISKIVKNATVCGLTRSVENDIKVAAEALKYAKKPRIHTGIGTSDSHIKFKFKSTREDILDRAFKAVSYAKSFVEDVEFYAEDAGRTDNEYLARVCETAIKAGATVLNIPDTTGYCLPSEYGAKIKYLKENVKGIEKAILSCHCHNDLGLATANSIEGVINGARQIECTINGIGERAGNTALEEVVMILKQHPYLNLDTRIKTEMLFGLSQLVSENMGIYTQPNKAIVGANAFAHSSGIHQDGVIKNRETYEIIDPKDVGVTESAIVLTARSGRAALAYRAKNVGYELTKLQLDEIYKNFLDFADTKKEVVDSDIHYIIENSKIYKEITSA